In the genome of Drosophila pseudoobscura strain MV-25-SWS-2005 chromosome 3, UCI_Dpse_MV25, whole genome shotgun sequence, one region contains:
- the Eb1 gene encoding microtubule-associated protein RP/EB family member 1 isoform X6 produces the protein MAVNVYSTNVTSENLSRHDMLAWVNDCLQSQFSKIEELCTGAAYCQFMDMLFPNSVPVKRVKFRTNLEHEYIQNFKILQAGFKKMSVDKIIPIDKLIKGRFQDNFEFLQWFKKFFDANYDGRDYDASGVREGAPMGFGSGAVKSLPGTGSSGVASSYRRTPATATRPTTTATAKPTVSKVLPRTSSTVSHSRVATATNITGTVKKIDASNAVSTQQIDELSSQVMEMRINLEGLEKERDFYFSKLRDIEILCQEAEEGVTTPLVQKILDILYATEDGFAPPDDAPPEDEEY, from the exons ATGGCCGTTAACGTGTACTCTACAAATGTGACTTCAGAAAACCTATCGCGCCACGACATGCTCGCCTGGGTAAACGATTGCCTCCAGTCGCAGTTCTCTAAAATCGAAGAGCTCTGCACGG GTGCCGCATATTGTCAGTTCATGGACATGCTGTTCCCCAATTCAGTGCCCGTCAAGCGTGTCAAATTCCGCACCAATCTGGAGCATGAATACATACAGAATTTTAAGATACTGCAGGCTGGCTTCAAAAAGATGTCTGTGGATAAG ataaTACCCATTGACAAATTGATAAAAGGTCGCTTCCAAGATAATTTCGAGTTTTTGCAATGGTTCAAAAAATTCTTCGATGCTAATTACGATGGCAGGGACTATGATGCTAGCGGAGTGCGCGAGGGCGCGCCGATGGGCTTCGGTTCGGGTGCAGTGAAGTCCCTGCCCGGCACGGGCAGCAGCGGCGTGGCCAGCTCTTACAGGCGTACCCCAGCGACAGCAACGCGCCcgacaacgacagcaacagcaaagcCCA CAGTCTCCAAGGTTCTGCCGCGCACGAGCAGTACAGTGTCTCATAGCAGAGTGGCTACCGCCACCAATATCACAGGAACAGTGAAGAAGATCGATGCGAGCAATGCCGTCAGTACTCAGCAAATCGACGAGCTATCCAGCCAG GTCATGGAAATGCGCATAAACCTGGAAGGTTTGGAGAAAGAACGCGACTTTTACTTCTCAAAATTGCGCGATATTGAAATACT TTGCCAGGAGGCCGAGGAAGGGGTGACCACTCCGTTGGTGCAAAAGATATTGGACATACTCTATGCGACTGAG GATGGTTTTGCGCCTCCAGACGATGCACCACCAGAAGATGAGGAGTATTAG
- the Eb1 gene encoding microtubule-associated protein RP/EB family member 1 isoform X2, protein MAVNVYSTNVTSENLSRHDMLAWVNDCLQSQFSKIEELCTGAAYCQFMDMLFPNSVPVKRVKFRTNLEHEYIQNFKILQAGFKKMSVDKIIPVDKLVKGRFQDNFEFLQWFKKFFDANYDGREYEPLQQRGGVQIGNGKGSGGAIISNGGSGVGSVHNDIHMMHRKGAQAPQPKRLAPSVPANEPVSKVLPRTSSTVSHSRVATATNITGTVKKIDASNAVSTQQIDELSSQVMEMRINLEGLEKERDFYFSKLRDIEILCQEAEEGVTTPLVQKILDILYATEVPSAPANLLYDAPPEDEEY, encoded by the exons ATGGCCGTTAACGTGTACTCTACAAATGTGACTTCAGAAAACCTATCGCGCCACGACATGCTCGCCTGGGTAAACGATTGCCTCCAGTCGCAGTTCTCTAAAATCGAAGAGCTCTGCACGG GTGCCGCATATTGTCAGTTCATGGACATGCTGTTCCCCAATTCAGTGCCCGTCAAGCGTGTCAAATTCCGCACCAATCTGGAGCATGAATACATACAGAATTTTAAGATACTGCAGGCTGGCTTCAAAAAGATGTCTGTGGATAAG ATCATACCAGTTGATAAACTTGTAAAGGGACGTTTTCAAGACAATTTCGAGTTTTTGCAATggtttaaaaagtttttcgatGCCAATTACGATGGACGCGAGTATGAGCCCCTGCAGCAGCGCGGCGGCGTCCAAATCGGCAACGGCAAGGGATCGGGCGGTGCCATCATCAGCAACGGAGGCAGCGGCGTGGGCAGCGTCCACAACGATATCCACATGATGCATCGTAAGGGAGCTCAGGCACCCCAGCCCAAACGCCTGGCGCCGAGCGTCCCTGCTAATGAACCGG TCTCCAAGGTTCTGCCGCGCACGAGCAGTACAGTGTCTCATAGCAGAGTGGCTACCGCCACCAATATCACAGGAACAGTGAAGAAGATCGATGCGAGCAATGCCGTCAGTACTCAGCAAATCGACGAGCTATCCAGCCAG GTCATGGAAATGCGCATAAACCTGGAAGGTTTGGAGAAAGAACGCGACTTTTACTTCTCAAAATTGCGCGATATTGAAATACT TTGCCAGGAGGCCGAGGAAGGGGTGACCACTCCGTTGGTGCAAAAGATATTGGACATACTCTATGCGACTGAGGTACCATCTGCCCCAGCAAATTTATTAT ACGATGCACCACCAGAAGATGAGGAGTATTAG
- the phtf gene encoding putative homeodomain transcription factor, with the protein MKLDEIVGWYQKKIGTYDKQEWEKTVEQRILDGFNNVNLKNTKLKTELIDVDLVRGSTFPKAKPKQSLLTVIRLAILRYLLLPLYAQWWVRQTTPNAFGFILVLYLTQLMNWAIYILHSNRIVPLTSDLQSNATLYGEPDTDKQQAEEHDDMLSALLIPCALSLMISLIHSQIVATNNAATGGGNGTAKNKLRRFSISNFNEKSTAREPRLRRRKKYVRIRQPEPDLSHPSSNTSLPTRRTTTSAPEVLSKPPTPISSAPAQEPDLPANATASPPPVDIKQSSKEETFPSTTVVTTHRQAQETVDNTTRTEPIYDLRRHEGGPVPESPKKRNVNWHTPIQIYATYDQTEQPSSSKASREADKESGVETLQPTHKTRRSLGEDDGFESLNGKSSSGEDNNHSPLPNAGVPAAAVVPVQASQLRLRLNVANSSASNVPAAPEKKSQSRGNESTSSGADSDNCDDADLISSPASACNQECTTSATDWLGVTTNSEDCSYTSDMDHSDAGFKPCSDEDPAELDITPTTILNPHNSMDRISCTIWDQRDAKKAQLSVLEIASCIIERVDSMGETNDYIYIGVVFSFLLTMIPTFCRLCVITLGSDTEKASEISYIYIPQLLWEKSSSSFFTLLGFAFGEAKWERTVLAMGFIQRLSLTLILFIIFAVAERTFKQRFLYAKLFSHLTSSRRARKSNLPHFRLNKVRNIKTWLSVRSYLKKRGPQRSVDIIVSAAFIVTLLLLAFLSVEWLKDSVHLHTHLTLEALIWSITIGIYLLRFMTLGQKIQHKYRSVSVLITEQINLYLQIEQKPKKKDELMVSNSVLKLAADLLKELETPFKISGLSANPYLFTTIKVVILSALSGVLSEVLGFKLKLHKIKIK; encoded by the exons GTGGGTCAGGCAGACCACGCCCAATGCCTTTGGCTTCATTCTGGTGCTGTACCTCACCCAACTGATGAACTGGGCCATCTACATCCTGCATAGCAATCGCATTGTGCCACTGACCAGCGACCTGCAGAGTAATGCCACTCTGTATGGCGAACCAGATACCGATAAGCAGCAGGCGGAGGAGCATGACGACATGCTCAGCGCCCTGCTCATACCCTGCGCCCTCAGTCTGATGATTAGCCTGATACACTCGCAGATCGTGGCCACCAACAACGCGGCAACTGGTGGCGGTAATGGGACCGCTAAAAACAAACTACGTCGCTTCTCCATTTCCAACTTTAACGAGAAGTCAACCGCAAGGGAACCGCGTCTGCGGCGCAGGAAGAAGTATGTGCG TATACGCCAGCCCGAACCGGATTTATCTCATCCCAGTAGCAACACGTCTCTTCCAACGCGACGCACAACAACCAGTGCCCCAGAAGTGCTCTCAAAACCTCCCACACCAATCAGCAGCGCTCCTGCACAAGAACCTGATCTGCCAGCCAACGCCACCGCCAGCCCACCTCCCGTTGACATCAAGCAAAGCAGCAAAGAGGAGACGTTTCCCAGCACAACTGTCGTTACCACGCATCGCCAAGCACAGGAGACAGTTGACAACACTACGcgcaccgaacctatatatgATCTGAGAAGGCACGAAGGCGGACCTGTGCCTGAAAGTCCCAAGAAGCGCAACGTCAATTGGCACACGCCCATTCAGATCTATGCCACCTACGACCAGACAGAGCAGCCCTCATCGAGCAAGGCCAGCAGAGAGGCTGACAAAGAGAGCGGCGTGGAAACACTGCAGCCCACTCACAAAACACGTCGCAGTCTGGGCGAGGATGATGGCTTTGAGAGCTTGAATGGAAAAAGTTCCAGCGGCGAGGACAATAACCACTCGCCCTTGCCCAATGCAGGAGTGCCAGCCGCAGCAGTGGTTCCTGTCCAAGCCAGTCAGTTGCGTCTGCGGCTAAATGTGGCAAATAGCAGTGCGAGCAATGTGCCAGCAGCACCCGAGAAGAAATCGCAATCTCGGGGAAACGAGTCCACCAGCAGTGGCGCTGACTCTGATAATTGCGATGATGCGGATCTAATATCGAGTCCAGCATCGGCCTGCAACCAAGAGTGCACCACATCGGCCACAGATTGGCTGGGAGTGACCACGAACAGTGAGGATTGCAGCTATACCTCAGATATGGATCATTCGGATGCTGGATTCAAGCCATGCAGCGATGAGGACCCAGCCGAGCTAGACATTACACCAACAACCATTCTGAATCCCCATAACAGCATGGATCGCA TAAGCTGTACCATTTGGGATCAGCGTGATGCGAAGAAAGCCCAGCTCTCTGTCCTTGAGATAGCCTCGTGCATAATTGAACGCGTGGACTCTATGGGCGAGACGAATGACTACATTTACATAGGAGTTGTATTTTCCTTTCTACTTACCATGATCCCAACCTTTTGCAGGCTCTGTGTG ATCACTCTTGGGAGCGATACGGAAAAGGCCAGCGAGATAAGCTACATTTACATACCCCAGTTGCTGTGGGAAAAGTCATCGTCTTCATTTTTTACTCTCCTGGGGTTTGCCTTTGGCGAGGCTAAATGGGAGCGCACGGTGCTGGCCATGGGCTTCATCCAGCGGCTCAGCCTGACTCTCATACTGTTTATCATATTTGCAGTGGCGGAGCGTACTTTCAAGCAGCGTTTTCTGTACGCCAAACTGTTCTCGCACCTAACATCATCGCGAAGAGCACGCAAATCGAATTTGCCGCACTTTCGCTTGAACAAGGTGCGCAATATCAAGACCTGGTTGAGCGTACGATCCTATCTAAAG AAACGTGGTCCGCAGCGGTCGGTTGATATTATTGTATCTGCCGCATTTATCGTGACCTTGCTACTGCTCGCCTTTCTCAGTGTTGAGTGGCTGAAGGACTCGGTTCACCTGCACACTCACCTGACGCTGGAGGCCCTGATTTGGTCGATTACGATTGGAATCTACTTGCTGCGCTTCATGACACTGGGACAAAAGATTCAGCACAAGTATCGCAGCGTGTCGGTGCTGATAACCGagcaaataaatttgtatctgcaaatcgaacaaaagccaaaaaagaaGGATGAATTAATGGTTTCGAACAGCGTTCTCAAGCTGGCTGCCGATCTATTAAAGGAGCTCGAAACGCCATTCAAGATCTCTGGCCTCAGTGCCAACCCATATCTATTCACAACCATCAAGGTAGTCATATTGTCGGCACTCTCGGGCGTTCTGAGTGAGGTCTTGGGCTTCAAGTTGAAATtacacaaaatcaaaataaagtaa
- the Eb1 gene encoding microtubule-associated protein RP/EB family member 1 isoform X4 yields MAVNVYSTNVTSENLSRHDMLAWVNDCLQSQFSKIEELCTGAAYCQFMDMLFPNSVPVKRVKFRTNLEHEYIQNFKILQAGFKKMSVDKIIPIDKLIKGRFQDNFEFLQWFKKFFDANYDGRDYDASGVREGAPMGFGSGAVKSLPGTGSSGVASSYRRTPATATRPTTTATAKPTVSKVLPRTSSTVSHSRVATATNITGTVKKIDASNAVSTQQIDELSSQVMEMRINLEGLEKERDFYFSKLRDIEILCQEAEEGVTTPLVQKILDILYATEVPSAPANLLYDAPPEDEEY; encoded by the exons ATGGCCGTTAACGTGTACTCTACAAATGTGACTTCAGAAAACCTATCGCGCCACGACATGCTCGCCTGGGTAAACGATTGCCTCCAGTCGCAGTTCTCTAAAATCGAAGAGCTCTGCACGG GTGCCGCATATTGTCAGTTCATGGACATGCTGTTCCCCAATTCAGTGCCCGTCAAGCGTGTCAAATTCCGCACCAATCTGGAGCATGAATACATACAGAATTTTAAGATACTGCAGGCTGGCTTCAAAAAGATGTCTGTGGATAAG ataaTACCCATTGACAAATTGATAAAAGGTCGCTTCCAAGATAATTTCGAGTTTTTGCAATGGTTCAAAAAATTCTTCGATGCTAATTACGATGGCAGGGACTATGATGCTAGCGGAGTGCGCGAGGGCGCGCCGATGGGCTTCGGTTCGGGTGCAGTGAAGTCCCTGCCCGGCACGGGCAGCAGCGGCGTGGCCAGCTCTTACAGGCGTACCCCAGCGACAGCAACGCGCCcgacaacgacagcaacagcaaagcCCA CAGTCTCCAAGGTTCTGCCGCGCACGAGCAGTACAGTGTCTCATAGCAGAGTGGCTACCGCCACCAATATCACAGGAACAGTGAAGAAGATCGATGCGAGCAATGCCGTCAGTACTCAGCAAATCGACGAGCTATCCAGCCAG GTCATGGAAATGCGCATAAACCTGGAAGGTTTGGAGAAAGAACGCGACTTTTACTTCTCAAAATTGCGCGATATTGAAATACT TTGCCAGGAGGCCGAGGAAGGGGTGACCACTCCGTTGGTGCAAAAGATATTGGACATACTCTATGCGACTGAGGTACCATCTGCCCCAGCAAATTTATTAT ACGATGCACCACCAGAAGATGAGGAGTATTAG
- the Eb1 gene encoding microtubule-associated protein RP/EB family member 1 isoform X1 translates to MAVNVYSTNVTSENLSRHDMLAWVNDCLQSQFSKIEELCTGAAYCQFMDMLFPNSVPVKRVKFRTNLEHEYIQNFKILQAGFKKMSVDKIIPVDKLVKGRFQDNFEFLQWFKKFFDANYDGREYEPLQQRGGVQIGNGKGSGGAIISNGGSGVGSVHNDIHMMHRKGAQAPQPKRLAPSVPANEPAVSKVLPRTSSTVSHSRVATATNITGTVKKIDASNAVSTQQIDELSSQVMEMRINLEGLEKERDFYFSKLRDIEILCQEAEEGVTTPLVQKILDILYATEVPSAPANLLYDAPPEDEEY, encoded by the exons ATGGCCGTTAACGTGTACTCTACAAATGTGACTTCAGAAAACCTATCGCGCCACGACATGCTCGCCTGGGTAAACGATTGCCTCCAGTCGCAGTTCTCTAAAATCGAAGAGCTCTGCACGG GTGCCGCATATTGTCAGTTCATGGACATGCTGTTCCCCAATTCAGTGCCCGTCAAGCGTGTCAAATTCCGCACCAATCTGGAGCATGAATACATACAGAATTTTAAGATACTGCAGGCTGGCTTCAAAAAGATGTCTGTGGATAAG ATCATACCAGTTGATAAACTTGTAAAGGGACGTTTTCAAGACAATTTCGAGTTTTTGCAATggtttaaaaagtttttcgatGCCAATTACGATGGACGCGAGTATGAGCCCCTGCAGCAGCGCGGCGGCGTCCAAATCGGCAACGGCAAGGGATCGGGCGGTGCCATCATCAGCAACGGAGGCAGCGGCGTGGGCAGCGTCCACAACGATATCCACATGATGCATCGTAAGGGAGCTCAGGCACCCCAGCCCAAACGCCTGGCGCCGAGCGTCCCTGCTAATGAACCGG CAGTCTCCAAGGTTCTGCCGCGCACGAGCAGTACAGTGTCTCATAGCAGAGTGGCTACCGCCACCAATATCACAGGAACAGTGAAGAAGATCGATGCGAGCAATGCCGTCAGTACTCAGCAAATCGACGAGCTATCCAGCCAG GTCATGGAAATGCGCATAAACCTGGAAGGTTTGGAGAAAGAACGCGACTTTTACTTCTCAAAATTGCGCGATATTGAAATACT TTGCCAGGAGGCCGAGGAAGGGGTGACCACTCCGTTGGTGCAAAAGATATTGGACATACTCTATGCGACTGAGGTACCATCTGCCCCAGCAAATTTATTAT ACGATGCACCACCAGAAGATGAGGAGTATTAG
- the Eb1 gene encoding microtubule-associated protein RP/EB family member 1 isoform X7 produces the protein MAVNVYSTNVTSENLSRHDMLAWVNDCLQSQFSKIEELCTGAAYCQFMDMLFPNSVPVKRVKFRTNLEHEYIQNFKILQAGFKKMSVDKIIPIDKLIKGRFQDNFEFLQWFKKFFDANYDGRDYDASGVREGAPMGFGSGAVKSLPGTGSSGVASSYRRTPATATRPTTTATAKPISKVLPRTSSTVSHSRVATATNITGTVKKIDASNAVSTQQIDELSSQVMEMRINLEGLEKERDFYFSKLRDIEILCQEAEEGVTTPLVQKILDILYATEDGFAPPDDAPPEDEEY, from the exons ATGGCCGTTAACGTGTACTCTACAAATGTGACTTCAGAAAACCTATCGCGCCACGACATGCTCGCCTGGGTAAACGATTGCCTCCAGTCGCAGTTCTCTAAAATCGAAGAGCTCTGCACGG GTGCCGCATATTGTCAGTTCATGGACATGCTGTTCCCCAATTCAGTGCCCGTCAAGCGTGTCAAATTCCGCACCAATCTGGAGCATGAATACATACAGAATTTTAAGATACTGCAGGCTGGCTTCAAAAAGATGTCTGTGGATAAG ataaTACCCATTGACAAATTGATAAAAGGTCGCTTCCAAGATAATTTCGAGTTTTTGCAATGGTTCAAAAAATTCTTCGATGCTAATTACGATGGCAGGGACTATGATGCTAGCGGAGTGCGCGAGGGCGCGCCGATGGGCTTCGGTTCGGGTGCAGTGAAGTCCCTGCCCGGCACGGGCAGCAGCGGCGTGGCCAGCTCTTACAGGCGTACCCCAGCGACAGCAACGCGCCcgacaacgacagcaacagcaaagcCCA TCTCCAAGGTTCTGCCGCGCACGAGCAGTACAGTGTCTCATAGCAGAGTGGCTACCGCCACCAATATCACAGGAACAGTGAAGAAGATCGATGCGAGCAATGCCGTCAGTACTCAGCAAATCGACGAGCTATCCAGCCAG GTCATGGAAATGCGCATAAACCTGGAAGGTTTGGAGAAAGAACGCGACTTTTACTTCTCAAAATTGCGCGATATTGAAATACT TTGCCAGGAGGCCGAGGAAGGGGTGACCACTCCGTTGGTGCAAAAGATATTGGACATACTCTATGCGACTGAG GATGGTTTTGCGCCTCCAGACGATGCACCACCAGAAGATGAGGAGTATTAG
- the Eb1 gene encoding microtubule-associated protein RP/EB family member 1 isoform X5 — protein sequence MAVNVYSTNVTSENLSRHDMLAWVNDCLQSQFSKIEELCTGAAYCQFMDMLFPNSVPVKRVKFRTNLEHEYIQNFKILQAGFKKMSVDKIIPIDKLIKGRFQDNFEFLQWFKKFFDANYDGRDYDASGVREGAPMGFGSGAVKSLPGTGSSGVASSYRRTPATATRPTTTATAKPISKVLPRTSSTVSHSRVATATNITGTVKKIDASNAVSTQQIDELSSQVMEMRINLEGLEKERDFYFSKLRDIEILCQEAEEGVTTPLVQKILDILYATEVPSAPANLLYDAPPEDEEY from the exons ATGGCCGTTAACGTGTACTCTACAAATGTGACTTCAGAAAACCTATCGCGCCACGACATGCTCGCCTGGGTAAACGATTGCCTCCAGTCGCAGTTCTCTAAAATCGAAGAGCTCTGCACGG GTGCCGCATATTGTCAGTTCATGGACATGCTGTTCCCCAATTCAGTGCCCGTCAAGCGTGTCAAATTCCGCACCAATCTGGAGCATGAATACATACAGAATTTTAAGATACTGCAGGCTGGCTTCAAAAAGATGTCTGTGGATAAG ataaTACCCATTGACAAATTGATAAAAGGTCGCTTCCAAGATAATTTCGAGTTTTTGCAATGGTTCAAAAAATTCTTCGATGCTAATTACGATGGCAGGGACTATGATGCTAGCGGAGTGCGCGAGGGCGCGCCGATGGGCTTCGGTTCGGGTGCAGTGAAGTCCCTGCCCGGCACGGGCAGCAGCGGCGTGGCCAGCTCTTACAGGCGTACCCCAGCGACAGCAACGCGCCcgacaacgacagcaacagcaaagcCCA TCTCCAAGGTTCTGCCGCGCACGAGCAGTACAGTGTCTCATAGCAGAGTGGCTACCGCCACCAATATCACAGGAACAGTGAAGAAGATCGATGCGAGCAATGCCGTCAGTACTCAGCAAATCGACGAGCTATCCAGCCAG GTCATGGAAATGCGCATAAACCTGGAAGGTTTGGAGAAAGAACGCGACTTTTACTTCTCAAAATTGCGCGATATTGAAATACT TTGCCAGGAGGCCGAGGAAGGGGTGACCACTCCGTTGGTGCAAAAGATATTGGACATACTCTATGCGACTGAGGTACCATCTGCCCCAGCAAATTTATTAT ACGATGCACCACCAGAAGATGAGGAGTATTAG
- the Eb1 gene encoding microtubule-associated protein RP/EB family member 1 isoform X3, with amino-acid sequence MAVNVYSTNVTSENLSRHDMLAWVNDCLQSQFSKIEELCTGAAYCQFMDMLFPNSVPVKRVKFRTNLEHEYIQNFKILQAGFKKMSVDKIIPVDKLVKGRFQDNFEFLQWFKKFFDANYDGREYEPLQQRGGVQIGNGKGSGGAIISNGGSGVGSVHNDIHMMHRKGAQAPQPKRLAPSVPANEPAVSKVLPRTSSTVSHSRVATATNITGTVKKIDASNAVSTQQIDELSSQVMEMRINLEGLEKERDFYFSKLRDIEILCQEAEEGVTTPLVQKILDILYATEDGFAPPDDAPPEDEEY; translated from the exons ATGGCCGTTAACGTGTACTCTACAAATGTGACTTCAGAAAACCTATCGCGCCACGACATGCTCGCCTGGGTAAACGATTGCCTCCAGTCGCAGTTCTCTAAAATCGAAGAGCTCTGCACGG GTGCCGCATATTGTCAGTTCATGGACATGCTGTTCCCCAATTCAGTGCCCGTCAAGCGTGTCAAATTCCGCACCAATCTGGAGCATGAATACATACAGAATTTTAAGATACTGCAGGCTGGCTTCAAAAAGATGTCTGTGGATAAG ATCATACCAGTTGATAAACTTGTAAAGGGACGTTTTCAAGACAATTTCGAGTTTTTGCAATggtttaaaaagtttttcgatGCCAATTACGATGGACGCGAGTATGAGCCCCTGCAGCAGCGCGGCGGCGTCCAAATCGGCAACGGCAAGGGATCGGGCGGTGCCATCATCAGCAACGGAGGCAGCGGCGTGGGCAGCGTCCACAACGATATCCACATGATGCATCGTAAGGGAGCTCAGGCACCCCAGCCCAAACGCCTGGCGCCGAGCGTCCCTGCTAATGAACCGG CAGTCTCCAAGGTTCTGCCGCGCACGAGCAGTACAGTGTCTCATAGCAGAGTGGCTACCGCCACCAATATCACAGGAACAGTGAAGAAGATCGATGCGAGCAATGCCGTCAGTACTCAGCAAATCGACGAGCTATCCAGCCAG GTCATGGAAATGCGCATAAACCTGGAAGGTTTGGAGAAAGAACGCGACTTTTACTTCTCAAAATTGCGCGATATTGAAATACT TTGCCAGGAGGCCGAGGAAGGGGTGACCACTCCGTTGGTGCAAAAGATATTGGACATACTCTATGCGACTGAG GATGGTTTTGCGCCTCCAGACGATGCACCACCAGAAGATGAGGAGTATTAG
- the Mccc2 gene encoding probable methylcrotonoyl-CoA carboxylase beta chain, mitochondrial encodes MLRLKILLRNVVSTNLLRTQTRLLHVGEANVLPSEVDKQSAEYKDNASEMGKLVTELRNLTSQVLTGGGQKANDRHTSRGKLLARERINLLLDKGSPFLELSALAGHELYGEEVVNSGGIVTGVGRVCGTECVVVANDATVKGGSYYPITVKKHLRAQEVAQENRLPCIYLVDSGGANLPRQAEVFPDKLHFGRIFYNQANMSGQGIPQIAVVMGSCTAGGAYVPAMADESIIVKKQGTIFLAGPPLVKAATGEEVSAEDLGGADLHCKTSGVTDHYAVDDEHALYLARQIVSNLNLPATNSYNDQLLQSSQANFKKDNTYVPAAVEEPRYDPLELYGIVGPNLTKSFDVREVIARIVDGSRFTEFKKLFGETLVCGFAKLYGHRVGIVGNNGVLFSDSALKGAHFIQLCAQRKIPLVFLQNITGFMVGRDAEANGIAKNGAKMVTAVACANVPKFTVIIGGSYGAGNYGMCGRAYSPRFLYMWPNSRISVMGGTQAANVLAQITQDQRKRAGKEFTDEEAQKLKAPIVEMFEAEGSPYYSTARLWDDGIIDPANTRQVLGLSLKAALNNAGHDTKFGVFRM; translated from the exons ATGCTTAGGCTTAAAATATTGCTCAGAAATGTGGTATCAACGAACTTGCTCCGAACCCAGACACGTTTGCTTCACGTTGGCGAGGCGAATGTCTTGCCCAGCGAGGTGGACAAGCAATCGGCCGAATACAAG GACAATGCCAGCGAGATGGGGAAGCTTGTCACAGAGCTGCGCAACCTCACTAGCCAAGTGCTGACGGGTGGCGGTCAAAAGGCCAATGATAGGCACACCTCACGCGGCAAGCTGTTGGCCAGGGAACGCATTAATTTACTTCTGGACAAGGGTTCGCCTTTCCTGGAACTTAGTGCTCTGGCTGGTCACGAACTGTACGGGGAGGAAGTGGTCAATTCTGGCGGGATAGTAACTGGAGTGGGCCGGGTCTGCGG CACTGAATGTGTTGTCGTGGCCAACGATGCTACTGTCAAGGGTGGCAGCTACTACCCCATAACTGTGAAGAAGCATCTGCGTGCCCAAGAGGTTGCCCAGGAGAATAGACTGCCGTGCATTTATCTTGTGGACTCCGGTGGTGCTAATCTGCCGCGCCAGGCCGAGGTTTTCCCCGACAAACTGCATTTTGGGCGCATATTTTACAACCAGGCAAACATGTCAGGCCAAGGCATTCCCCAAATTGCCGTTGTCATGGGAAGCTGTACGGCCGGAGGAGCCTATGTCCCAGCCATGGCGGATGAGAGCATTATTGTGAAGAAACAAGGAACCATTTTCCTGGCTGGTCCCCCATTGGTGAAAGCTGCGACCGGAGAGGAAGTTTCCGCCGAAGATCTGGGCGGTGCTGATCTCCACTGCAAAACTTCGGGTGTCACGGACCACTATGCTGTCGACGACGAGCACGCTCTGTACTTGGCCCGCCAGATCGTGAGCAACCTGAATCTGCCCGCCACGAACTCATATAACGACCAGCTGCTGCAATCCAGTCAAGCGAACTTCAAGAAAGACAATACTTATGTTCCTGCTGCAGTAGAAGAGCCGCGCTATGATCCCCTCGAGCTATACGGCATTGTGGGACCTAATCTTACCAAAAGCTTCGATGTGCGCGAGGTAATTGCCCGAATCGTGGATGGCAGTCGCTTCACCGAGTTCAAGAAACTTTTCGGCGAGACTTTGGTCTGTGGTTTTGCGAAGCTCTATGGGCACAGGGTAGGAATTGTCGGCAACAATGGTGTCCTCTTCTCGGATAGTGCTCTCAAGGGCGCCCATTTCATTCAGCTCTGTGCACAGCGCAAGATTCCTTTGGTCTTCCTGCAGAACATAACAG GTTTCATGGTTGGGCGCGATGCCGAGGCTAATGGAATTGCCAAAAATGGAGCTAAGATGGTTACAGCTGTTGCATGTGCAAACGTCCCCAAGTTTACAGTGATAATTGGTGGGTCGTACGGTGCTGGAAACTACGGGATGTGCGGACGGGCCTATTCGCCGAGATTCCTCTACATGTGGCCTAATTCGCGCATCTCTGTGATGGGAGGCACTCAGGCAGCCAATGTATTGGCCCAAATCACTCAAGATCAGCGGAAGCGAGCCGGCAAAGAGTTCACCGACGAGGAGGCCCAGAAACTAAAGGCTCCCATTGTGGAAATGTTCGAGGCAGAGGGCTCACCGTACTACAGTACCGCTCGTTTGTGGGACGACGGCATCATAGACCCGGCCAATACACGGCAAGTGCTGGGCCTGAGCCTAAAGGCAGCCCTCAACAATGCTGGGCACGACACGAAGTTTGGCGTTTTCCGCATGTAA